The Malus domestica chromosome 13, GDT2T_hap1 genome includes a window with the following:
- the LOC103453284 gene encoding auxin-induced protein 22D, whose protein sequence is MESKAHEKDLNLKATELTLRLPGRDEIIELPNQNKKRGLPADSKNEEGSTDAKNAQKETPPAKAQIVGWPPIRSYRKNSLQANKNAEGETATGIYVKVSMDGAPYLRKIDLKVYKCYPELLKALEVMFKFTIGQYSEREGYKGSEYAPTYKDKDGDWMLVGDVPWDMFMSSCKKLRIMKGSEARGLGCGV, encoded by the exons ATGGAAAGCAAGGCACATGAGAAAGATCTCAACCTCAAGGCAACAGAGCTGACACTACGGTTGCCAGGGAGAGATGAAATTATTGAGCTTCCTAATCAAAACAAGAAGAGAGGACTGCCAGCTGACTCAAAAAATGAAGAAGGAAGCACTGatgctaaaaacgctcaaaagGAAACCCCTCCTGCAAA GGCACAAATAGTGGGGTGGCCACCAATCAGATCTTATAGGAAGAACAGCCTCCAAGCAAATAAAAATGCAGAGGGTGAGACTGCTACTGGGATTTATGTGAAAGTGAGCATGGATGGAGCACCTTACCTCAGAAAGATTGATCTTAAGGTTTACAAATGCTACCCAGAACTCCTCAAGGCCTTGGAAGTCATGTTTAAGTTTACTATAGGTCAATACTCAGAGAGGGAGGGCTACAAAGGATCAGAATATGCACCTACTTATAAGGACAAAGATGGTGATTGGATGCTGGTTGGAGATGTTCCATGGGA TATGTTCATGTCATCCTGCAAGAAGTTGAGAATCATGAAAGGATCAGAGGCCAGAGGTTTGGGGTGTGGCGTATGA